ACCGTCTTGgccgggtcggtggggtcgacccccactgccttggtttcctcgagcggacggaaggccgtcgaggaggttggttcATTGCAGTTTGGGACTACAGGGATCGATGATTCCCCGAGCCACGGGAGCTCGGTCGAGTTAACGaccgcagtggcgagctcgtagtgctcgcggtcgcacgtgaaggcatgtGAGAAGGTGCTGCTCACGGTGATGACATCATtcagtcctggcatcttcagcttgaggtaggtgtagttggggattaccatgaatttggcgtagcttggctgccccaagatgacgtggtaggaccctagaaagtccacttcgaaggtgaggacctctgagcaggaagttggctcggttgccgaTCGTGACGGGTAGGTCAATCTACCCTGAGCAtgtatgcctgcgctcctaggatcaccccgtggaagggagagcccacctGGCAGAGCTtcgatcgggggatgcgcatggtgtcgagggtgtcgatgtagaggatgttgaggccgctgcctccgtccatcggcaccttggtgaggtgcttcttgcagaCAATGGGATCAACGACGAGCGGGTAGTGTCCTGGTCTcgcgacatgggagggatggcccctctgatcgaaggtgatcggagattccgaccagctgaggaaggaggggacggccgtctcggtGGCACATGCCTCCCTATAACGTACCTTATGCTAGCACTTGAACCAGATGACGTCGGATCCATCGAAGATCATAATGCATTCGTCAGCGTCGGGGAAATCGTCTTCGTCCGTGCTCgacgtgcctcctttcttggctgccgcctctttgccgtccccttctttcggcccaccggcctgttgtaggaaacatttgaggagcttgcagtccttgtagaagtgtttgatggggtaggcgtggtttgtgcatgggctatccatgagtttgttgaagtggtcaggcaggccctcttggggctgcttgcccgtgcggtcagttgcggcgaccaacgcggtgttgtccgGTCGGCGGtggtcctttttgttcttcttgcccctctgtgtggaggggccctcgtcttggttcGTGCGCTTGGCCTTGGCTTTGTCCTAGCCCctgttgaagaccgctccgactgccttcttgtcggacgcgtggttagtggcgacgtcgagcaggtcgcgggtgctACGGGGCTTCAtgcatccaagcttgtggatcagggactcacaggttgtcccgaagaggaatgcgctgatgatgtccgcgTCGACGACTCAGGGAggcagttgcatcgttgggagaacctatggatgtagtcCTGCAGgaactcgctgggctcctgctagcAACTCTTGTGGTCCCAGGAGTTTtcagggcggacatacgtcccctggacattcctgacgaagaccttcttgaggtccgcctagtcgcggatgctgtcgtgcgggaggaattcaagccatgcccgaacatgttccccacgcagatggggagatattgaatgatgaaaaagtcatcatccacccctccggctcggcAGTCAAgctagaaatctttgagccaaatattggggtttgtctcctcggtgtacttggtgatgttggtgggcggtcgaaaGCATtatgggaacggcgctctccGGATACGCCGATCAAAGGCCTGTGGTCCTGGGCCCTCAAGGCTAGGACTTCGGTCCTTCGGCCAGTGATCATGTctggggcgcgtttcaccgctcccctcgatggttcgatcgggatccgtgtcgcctgctctcaccacctcctggtggacgtcatcatcatgccgggcacgatgccggttgttgatgacgctgcaAGCGTCTGGTGCGGACTGGGCCGTTCGCGTACCGGCAGTCGGTGCGGAGCAGGCGCCAGATCAGATCGAGGCGCAGCTGCTGCCTCCCGAGCCGCACCTAGCGGCTATagcggtgagtggatggagcgatccatTTGGCCCGTCCCCACTCCCCCAGTAGGGAGAGAGGGCGTGTATCGGAGTCATGATGCAGAGCTTTCCGCTTGTTGTACGAtggcggcttctactagaacctggAGGTTTcggtagaccgcccgctcctaagggtcGACTGGCTCGGGaacgccacgcagaagcattgcagcagcagcgatgttctggctagcccgagcgaactgtgggaggtcgttcccctcgttcatgatgtcgtgttggacctggtGGGCGTGACCCTAGGCGCCGCCCATCGGGTTATGCGCATGGGGTGCGATGTGCTACACCGAGCTTGCCGACGCAGGCGGCGGCTGGCTCCGCCACTGTTGTTGTAATTCCTCAGCGTGCCCTTGCGCAAATGCGAGGCCCCCCGCACATGgatctggaggggtgtgagtttgtgtAGACTCTGCAATGACCGGTGGCTGTCTCGAAGCGTCCGCCATAATGCACTCTCGAGATGGACAGTGGCTAGGTGCCCTAtcgtcgatgctggagccatcgctctcaccctcgtcaATCGGGAGTTCGTGGAATGTGGTAGGAGCATATCTTGCCATTCCCACAAATTTagatgtgaggggggatggcgaCAGTGTccctcgg
The nucleotide sequence above comes from Miscanthus floridulus cultivar M001 chromosome 18, ASM1932011v1, whole genome shotgun sequence. Encoded proteins:
- the LOC136524000 gene encoding uncharacterized protein; the encoded protein is MDGGSGLNILYIDTLDTMRIPRSKLCQVGSPFHGVILGAQAYMLRPSYAKFMVIPNYTYLKLKMPGLNDVITVSSTFSHAFTCDREHYELATAVVNSTELPWLGESSIPVVPNCNEPTSSTAFRPLEETKAVGVDPTDPAKTPSDMPSILREVTEHALCLIPGLKPPSNVCAVLTMKGAGP